Sequence from the Helianthus annuus cultivar XRQ/B chromosome 13, HanXRQr2.0-SUNRISE, whole genome shotgun sequence genome:
CTTCCAGGATAGCCAAAATACATGGGCAATGATCCGAAAGCCGATACGGCTTGAAGACAGCAACCGAGTTCGGGTATTCAGCCAGAAAAGGAGTGTTCCCCATCACCCGATCAATTTTCTTCAGTAACCCAACCCCTTGCTTTGGCTTTTGGTTCCATGTAAAGTGAATACCTGACCGATTAATATCAACCACTTCAATGTCATCTACACAAGATTGGAACTCCCTCATACCAATAGATATGGAAGACGTTCCCATAGATTTATCCTCTATATTTAGCGCCGAATTAAAATCACCCATAATAAACCACGGACTATCAGCAACAAGGGTTTTGTGCATAGAAAGTTGGTGCCACAAATCCCTCCGGGTCACATAATAGTTGGCTGCATAAACAATAGAACAAAAAACCATCCTTTTATCCAATTTAAACACGAGTTGGAGATGCATAACCTGAGACGACTGAGCCAATATCATCACATCAAAAATGGCCGGATTCCACCCAATAATGATTCTAGTGCCTTTGTCACAACACCCACCATTCGAAGTCCAATCCCACGAGCGGAAAACGGAATTACACACACTCGCCAATTTAGCAACATTCACATGGGACTCTAAAATAGCACACAAACTCAACTTATAATCCTTCACTGCCTGCCGAACCTCCATTTGTTTAAgcgggcggttcaacccccttatgTTCCAAACTGCGAGACTAACCATCAGCAACTACCtgagaaggagtgcttgccccttgttTACTCTGTATCTTTAGCGCACCTTGCTGCATAAAAACATCCATTTCATTATACACTTCTTCAACCTCATCATCCGTATCCTCCTGGCCCTTACCCGACGATTTCTTGCTAGTACCCTCCTCCGAATCAACTTGATTTAAGACATCAAAAGGGTTATTCAATTTAATAGCCAATGAAGTTGACCCGTTATTGACTTTCGGCTGAGGTTTTGAAGCCACCGGCCGATATTCAAACTTGTTTTTCTGTTTGTTCACCAGAATGCCTACCTTTCTAGCAACTTTCTTACCATGAACTTCAGTATAACCATCCCGGTCGACATTCGGAACCTTTTTAATTTGCCTGTTCTTTTGAATATTACGATTTGGCACGTCCTGCCTAACATTTTTCATTGGGCTTTTCGGACACATCTCAACCGAATGACCAAGCACACAACATGTAGGACAACGGTGCGGGCTCCATTCATACTCCACATACATAGTTTCTTTAATAAAACCCTCCCCTTCCGGTTCGGGTATCGCCATTGTAATCTCTTCACGAAACTCCTTATCAGCCGAAATTTCCACCAAAGCTCTTGCATAACTGCTACGGCCCCACGAATCCGTACACATAGATGTTGTAAAAGAATCCAGCATCTTTGGTTCCCCAATTGTTGTAGCTATCAGACTAAGGCCATCTTCCGTATAAGCCGCAATTGGAACCTCATGAATTTTAACCCAAACTTGCACCTTCTTTACTTCTTTCTTTTCCAGCTTGGTTGTAGGAGTCCATGTGTTTAGGAACAACGGTTGCGACCTGATAATCCACGGACCATCTTTGAGGACATTCAACATCCTGCCTTCATCATTAAACTTAAAGAAGAAAAAACCATTGGCATTCATCATCGTCTTTTGCAACCCATACTTTTTCCAATTAACTTTAACAAAATAATCAACAACCGGGAATGCAACTCGGTCCCCCAAAAAATACCCATAGATAGTATTAGACATTTTTTCCTGCACGGTTCGGACGGATTCCTTGGGGAGAACAACGTCACATCCTTCATGCACAGCCGAGCTAGACAACGACCGGAAGTTAACTTTCTGAATGTTACTGGTTGCGACCGAATCCGCATAAGACTTAGGGGTAGAGCTACTTCCCTGAACTGTATGTGATCCCTGAAAAACATCAGCAGCCCTACTATCCTTTGGACCTTGATTCACCGACGGTTGAACCGGGACGGTGATTTTAGTTAATTCATCGATGACATTAAATAGTTTTGGATCAGCCTGAGAATTCTGCATCGTACCACGCCTAGGAAGCACAGGATTTCCATCAATACTCACCACTTTACTCGCCAAACCCTTAATCGGTAATGGCGGCTTTCCCCGATCACCCTTATCAACGTCACCAGGTTTTGAACGATCATCCATAACTAATCAAGACAACTCTCACATGAAACCAGAATAATAAACAACCATGCACCCGTAAACCCAAAACCCTAGTGCCGCAACCAAAAAACGAAGCCAAAGAAAGACAAAAAGCATATACATAAAATTCAGACATGGCATATCTCCTAAAATTTAGACAAGGGCATCATAGGTTAAAAGCTCGGACCTTGTGTATATAtagcaaaactcggacaaggctccatggcccaaaactcggaccaaactcacacaacaaaagtcggaccttaaCCCACTTATAAAAGTTCGGACATATCCCCCCCCCCACTTGTAAAACTCGGACCCATGCCTTCCTTAATCAAAAGTTCGGACCCCCTTATGTATAAAAAAAAAACTCGAACTCCTTCATATACATAAGAAACTCGGACTCTTGTTTCCTTAATAAAGTTCGGATAGCATCAAGTAAACAAAGCTCAGATCATGTGCTCATTATCAAAAGTCGGATCATATATATCCAAGTATAAAGTCGGAAcaataaatcaaatcaaaggTCGGACTAACATCAATCATGCAATATTCAACttcattgtaacagttacgttttcacgaccaagaaaccctagttttcatacaTTCAAAGTGCAGCAATCTAATCAGCAAATCAAACATCTCTATCTTAAAAGCATCTCATTGTCAAGCATTTGACTACACTACTAATcataaaccatttcacaataatcagaattgacCAAAACACAGAGCCAttatatgtagaactagggttttgcatgaatcacataatcaaagattaacaacaagaaatcataaaacgattaccttggattgattctaggtaaagagaggaatcaagagtgatgattgagagcttgtgccaatgatgaagaagatgattgtagagaggattggAGGATGTGAAAGTACGTATATTGATTTTGTGATATGATTAGTGAAgaagattagggttaagagttgttaaggtttcactaactactctactcacccctaagtatcatcttttacataaaacacacccatcacaatataatttacagtttcatcaccaagttcatgtatttgccAAATCTTTCATAAATAACACACAACCAtgcacaatacactttatcaaatcaaaacgtatataGTTACAAAGCAACAAATTGAATAagtaacaactaaacaaacagtgaacgtgcaataaatgcgaaagtggaatctcagaaactcgagttgtcacattatccccaacttaaaagaaatttcgtcccgaaatttagcatgcggttattgaggaagctaggtaagttgcatcgtttactggttttcctggggtgtcacattgcAGGTCGTTAgttatacatggagcttgcactgggaggcgcggtcgttgtggacaaggatcgtgaatgctttgattaaacattatgttgggcttttactcatatgcttccgctaaacgttgaatttatacttttgttttgaacacctttcatatggattggtttggttaaattacatttacttttactatttacattgttctatatgattggtggcttgatcctggtcagtcacgctcccaagcggtagtactccgcgtgtggattttgggggtgtgacagattggtatcagagccattggttatagagaactcggttttaataagggaaaaacgtttttattaaaaccagactataaccagtacagtgctcaacgatccacaacgacgcctcgctccacgtgcaagactcaacatcctaggtaataaggtttatgtttattgcctacatgctagaattgcatagaactttgctcgtggtatgcttagattacattgcttactattcgttattgcttgagaacacttgtttgcttactctcttctgtcatcgcactaatCGCGAACccctctcacttatgttacatttgctatgaagatcatggttggacgtattaacttgactcaagcccagttgacggctcttatcaacgaacaagttgctgcggcacttgcagctgcacaagcaggtagtataccctgcagtcgtaactcacactaggatctttagatcctacatttcctaaaccaactcttgtgtttaaccttgttcTATTCTTATACACactaggtcaacacgctcagcaacccctttgcactttcaagaacttcatggactgtcgtctaagcacgtttagtggcactgaaggagcggttggactcctccattggttcgaaaagctcgagtcggtatttgagatgtgtgaatgccctgaggctcgcagggtgaaatatgccactggtactttagaaaggattgcgctaacttgttggaacgcgcaagttcagattttagggttggcagctgctaacgccaccccttggaatgatttcaaagagctgattaaacgagaatactgcgcacgggatgacatccacaagttggaagtggagctttaccatctgaaaatgacagggtcggaaattgaagcttatacgaaacggtcgaatgagctggccatcttgtgtccaactatggtggaccctccaatcaagcgcattaagttgtatctcaaagggttggcaccagaaattcagagccatgtgacatcagctaatcttgacaatatccaggctattcaacgccttgctcatcgcctcacggatcaggcagtggaacagaacaagctgcctaaacgtatcagcgctactgccaccgctaccacttctgctactcttgctactcccagtgacaacaagagaaaatgggatgaggattccagcaagggatcaacttcagttcagtctcaggtgcaacagcgaaagactgacaactataagagccctagtcagcaatcttcaggcagtcacaggcagggtggttattgagggaacctcccaaggtgtaacaactgtaacagacaccacagtggccagtgcaacaagggtcgctgtcagaggtgcctcaagatgggtcatgaggccaaggattgtaggagcccgcgacctgcgaatcagaatcagcagcagcaaacaccgcagaatcagcaacagggcaacaagggatgctttcattgtggcgctgaaggtcacttcaaaataCACTGCCTCAGTTAAActgaaaccagaacaacaacaacaacaacaataacaacaatcagggcaatggcaacaacaatgggggaaacaacaacggcaatgaagctaggggacgagtatttgtgctggggcagggtgatgccagaaatgatcccaacgtagttatgggtaa
This genomic interval carries:
- the LOC110900448 gene encoding uncharacterized protein LOC110900448, with the translated sequence MDDRSKPGDVDKGDRGKPPLPIKGLASKVVSIDGNPVLPRRGTMQNSQADPKLFNVIDELTKITVPVQPSVNQGPKDSRAADVFQGSHTVQGSSSTPKSYADSVATSNIQKVNFRSLSSSAVHEGCDVVLPKESVRTVQEKMSNTIYGYFLGDRVAFPVVDYFVKVNWKKYGLQKTMMNANGFFFFKFNDEGRMLNVLKDGPWIIRSQPLFLNTWTPTTKLEKKEVKKVQVWVKIHEVPIAAYTEDGLSLIATTIGEPKMLDSFTTSMCTDSWGRSSYARALVEISADKEFREEITMAIPEPEGEGFIKETMYVEYEWSPHRCPTCCVLGHSVEMCPKSPMKNVRQDVPNRNIQKNRQIKKVPNVDRDGYTEVHGKKVARKVGILVNKQKNKFEYRPVASKPQPKVNNGSTSLAIKLNNPFDVLNQVDSEEGTSKKSSGKGQEDTDDEVEEVYNEMDVFMQQGALKIQSKQGASTPSQVVADG